A part of Halobacillus shinanisalinarum genomic DNA contains:
- the spoIIR gene encoding stage II sporulation protein R: MKKIILTTAAVLIALSILPWGHMSGASSSSQYQVIPDEAIRLRILADSNDKKAQELKRDVRDAVNAEITKWVEDLTSIEAARSLIQSRLQNIDTIVKETIEQAGSEQSYQVKYGKQVEFPTKLYGSYIYPAGEYEAILITLGEGEGDNWWCVLFPPLCFLDFSNGSTVAHAEEKDAEQDSEQAKEPEKKEVEFILVKLWKKIVS, encoded by the coding sequence ATGAAAAAAATAATTCTTACTACAGCAGCGGTTTTAATAGCTTTATCGATTTTACCTTGGGGACATATGAGTGGTGCATCCTCAAGTTCACAATATCAAGTCATTCCAGACGAGGCGATTCGTTTGAGAATATTAGCTGATAGCAATGATAAAAAAGCGCAAGAGCTTAAACGCGATGTGCGCGATGCGGTTAATGCTGAAATTACGAAGTGGGTGGAGGATCTTACCTCTATCGAAGCGGCTCGGTCGTTAATCCAGTCAAGACTGCAAAACATAGATACCATTGTAAAAGAAACAATTGAACAAGCAGGAAGCGAGCAAAGTTATCAAGTGAAGTATGGCAAACAGGTCGAATTTCCGACGAAGCTCTATGGCTCGTACATTTACCCAGCTGGGGAATATGAAGCGATTCTAATCACGCTCGGTGAAGGGGAAGGCGACAATTGGTGGTGTGTTCTATTTCCACCACTTTGCTTCTTGGACTTCTCTAATGGGTCAACGGTTGCTCACGCGGAAGAAAAGGATGCTGAACAAGATTCTGAGCAGGCAAAAGAACCCGAGAAGAAAGAAGTGGAATTCATTCTCGTAAAACTCTGGAAAAAAATCGTATCCTAG
- the prmC gene encoding peptide chain release factor N(5)-glutamine methyltransferase has translation MSNEQAPFATIQEARRWASLFLQKSSREVRVVDLLLEHTLELSFSQLLAYEHDPFPEQKQAWFIKAVEKHVYTGVPVQHLMGEAPFYGRDFTVNRHVLIPRPETEELILGTLQKMKLESPVIVDLGTGSGIIAITLKLECPSSQLLATDLSAEAIEVAKQNADTLNADIEFFQGDFLEPIKQQPVDVIISNPPYIAFSEKLSDTVENFDPSLALFAEEEGLAAYRTILDQIVRYKLSPSLIAFEIGHEQGEVVKSLIERKLLGYDVQIEKDINKKDRMIFAKLAD, from the coding sequence GTGAGTAACGAGCAAGCGCCGTTTGCTACGATTCAGGAAGCCCGACGCTGGGCTTCTCTTTTTTTACAAAAGTCAAGCCGCGAAGTTCGAGTGGTCGACTTGCTGCTTGAGCATACACTTGAGCTGTCTTTCTCACAGCTGCTCGCATATGAACATGATCCTTTTCCAGAACAGAAGCAGGCATGGTTTATAAAGGCCGTGGAGAAACATGTTTATACGGGTGTTCCTGTCCAACATTTAATGGGAGAAGCACCGTTTTATGGGCGAGATTTTACTGTTAATCGCCATGTGCTGATCCCGAGGCCAGAAACGGAAGAACTCATTCTCGGTACACTTCAAAAGATGAAGCTGGAGTCGCCCGTGATTGTTGACCTTGGTACAGGGAGCGGGATCATCGCCATTACCTTGAAGCTTGAGTGTCCTTCCAGCCAGCTTTTAGCGACAGATCTTTCCGCGGAAGCCATCGAAGTCGCGAAGCAAAATGCTGACACACTCAACGCTGATATCGAGTTTTTTCAAGGGGATTTCCTCGAGCCGATCAAACAACAGCCGGTGGATGTGATTATCTCAAATCCACCTTATATTGCTTTTTCTGAAAAACTTTCTGATACAGTGGAAAACTTCGACCCTTCACTTGCGCTGTTTGCTGAGGAAGAGGGATTGGCTGCCTATCGAACAATCCTAGACCAAATCGTTCGATACAAGTTATCGCCATCCTTGATTGCTTTTGAAATCGGCCATGAGCAAGGTGAAGTGGTCAAAAGTCTGATTGAAAGAAAATTACTCGGCTATGATGTCCAAATCGAGAAGGATATCAACAAAAAAGATCGGATGATTTTTGCTAAATTGGCTGACTAG
- the prfA gene encoding peptide chain release factor 1, protein MIERLQTLEDRYEKLNELLSDPEVISDTNKLREYSKEQSGLQDTVTAYREYKEVAEQLDDAKVMLDDSLDGEMEAMVKEEINELSERKTQLEERLKVLMLPSDPNDDKNVIMEVRGAAGGDEAALFAGDLYRMYARYAESQGWKAEVIEANANDVGGYKEIIFMINGDRAYSKMKFENGAHRVQRVPETESGGRIHTSTATVVVMPEAEEVEVEVHDKDIRVDTFASSGPGGQSVNTTMSAVRLTHEPTGIVVSCQDEKSQIKNKEKAMKVLRARVYDKFQQEQQAEFDESRKSAVGTGDRSERIRTYNFPQTRVTDHRIGLTLQKLDQVLQGNMDEILEALLIEEQTKKLESIGE, encoded by the coding sequence TTGATCGAACGTTTGCAAACACTTGAAGATCGATATGAAAAATTAAATGAATTACTTAGTGATCCGGAAGTGATTTCGGATACGAATAAACTACGTGAATATTCAAAAGAACAATCAGGTTTACAGGATACGGTGACAGCGTACCGTGAGTATAAGGAAGTGGCAGAGCAGCTTGATGATGCAAAGGTCATGCTTGATGACAGCCTTGATGGCGAAATGGAAGCAATGGTGAAAGAGGAAATCAACGAGCTTTCCGAGCGGAAGACACAGCTTGAGGAGCGTTTGAAAGTTCTTATGCTTCCAAGTGATCCTAATGATGATAAAAACGTAATTATGGAAGTTCGCGGAGCAGCCGGGGGAGATGAAGCGGCTTTATTTGCGGGTGACCTTTACCGTATGTATGCAAGATACGCGGAATCTCAAGGCTGGAAAGCGGAAGTCATTGAAGCGAATGCCAATGATGTCGGCGGCTACAAAGAAATCATTTTTATGATTAACGGCGATCGTGCCTATTCGAAAATGAAATTCGAAAATGGCGCCCATCGTGTTCAGCGTGTTCCTGAAACGGAATCTGGCGGACGGATTCATACATCAACGGCAACTGTCGTCGTTATGCCGGAAGCCGAAGAAGTTGAAGTCGAGGTCCACGACAAGGATATTCGCGTCGACACGTTTGCCTCAAGCGGCCCAGGCGGCCAGAGTGTAAATACGACCATGTCTGCCGTACGTTTGACGCATGAGCCGACCGGAATCGTCGTGTCCTGTCAGGATGAGAAATCACAAATAAAGAACAAAGAAAAAGCGATGAAAGTGCTACGAGCGCGCGTTTACGATAAGTTTCAGCAGGAGCAGCAAGCAGAATTTGATGAAAGTCGTAAGTCAGCGGTTGGAACAGGGGATCGTTCTGAGCGTATTCGTACGTATAATTTCCCACAAACACGTGTGACAGACCACCGTATCGGCCTGACGCTGCAGAAGCTTGACCAAGTTCTGCAAGGCAATATGGACGAAATCCTCGAAGCTCTGCTTATTGAAGAGCAGACGAAGAAGCTGGAGTCTATCGGTGAGTAA
- a CDS encoding thymidine kinase, whose protein sequence is MYVMKQSGWVEVICGSMFSGKSEELIRRVRRATYGNLSVRVFKPAIDNRYKDDSIVSHNGTSVLARPVSESLEILDEVDDEVDLVGIDEVQFFDDHIIEVVECLADRGIRVIAAGLDTDFRGEPFGKVPELMALSESVTKLNAICPVCGSPASRTQRLIDGKPASYDDPIIFVGASESYEPRCRHHHEVPNKPRQAQVKAHTEKYV, encoded by the coding sequence GTGTATGTAATGAAACAGAGCGGATGGGTAGAAGTGATTTGCGGTAGTATGTTCAGTGGAAAATCGGAGGAACTGATCCGCCGAGTACGCCGAGCTACATACGGAAACTTGTCTGTTCGTGTATTTAAACCCGCCATTGATAACCGATATAAAGATGATTCCATCGTGTCACACAACGGAACATCTGTCCTTGCAAGACCTGTATCTGAGTCACTTGAAATTCTTGATGAGGTCGACGATGAGGTGGACCTCGTTGGTATAGATGAAGTGCAATTTTTTGACGACCATATTATTGAAGTGGTCGAATGTCTTGCTGATCGCGGCATTCGTGTCATTGCGGCAGGACTGGATACAGACTTTCGCGGGGAGCCGTTCGGGAAAGTTCCTGAACTTATGGCCTTAAGTGAAAGTGTTACAAAGCTGAATGCCATTTGCCCTGTGTGCGGGTCTCCAGCCAGCCGCACGCAGCGCCTGATCGACGGGAAGCCAGCTTCCTATGATGATCCGATTATTTTCGTTGGGGCTTCGGAATCGTACGAGCCGAGGTGCCGTCATCATCATGAGGTCCCAAATAAACCCAGGCAAGCGCAAGTGAAAGCCCACACTGAAAAATACGTTTGA
- a CDS encoding type B 50S ribosomal protein L31 gives MKAGIHPEYRKVVFLDTSSDFKFLGGSTQGSEETIEWEDGSTYPLIRVEISSASHPFYTGKQKADKAGGRVDRFKKKYNLS, from the coding sequence ATGAAAGCAGGAATTCATCCAGAATACCGTAAAGTCGTATTCCTTGACACAAGTTCTGATTTCAAATTTCTAGGCGGATCTACACAAGGATCTGAAGAAACAATTGAATGGGAAGATGGGAGCACATACCCACTAATCCGTGTTGAAATTAGTTCAGCGTCTCATCCATTCTACACAGGCAAACAAAAAGCTGACAAAGCTGGCGGCCGTGTGGATCGCTTCAAGAAAAAATATAACCTTTCATAA